The Actinomadura graeca nucleotide sequence CCGGTCGGGTACGTCAAGGGCGCCGACCGCGCCTGGTCGATCGGCTCCGGCGAGCCCGGCGAGGTGTCGATGCGGCTGCGCCAGGAACTGATCGGCATCCAGTACGGCACCCGCCCCGACCCCTACGGCTGGGTGCACCCGATCTGATCCGCCCGTCCGGCCCGGGTGAGCGCGACCTCGCTTCGCGGTCGGCCCGGTCGGGGCGGCGCCCGCAGGCGATCCCCGGCCGGGCTGGTCGCGGGCGAGGTGTCTCGTCATATGAGACGGGTGTGCCGTCATCGTGGACGGTGTGGCAGACTGTGGTCATCATGCGCCACAGCCTCGTGATTATCGGCTGGCGCGCCGGCATCTAACGGGACAGCGCCGGCGCGCAGACCTCTCACGTCCGTGAGGGGTCTTTTTTGTGTCCTGGCGCTGATCCCCTGGGGGTCCACACCATGCAAGGCGACGCTTTCCACGTCTACGACACCACCCTGCGCGACGGCTCGCAGCAGGAGGGGCTCAACCTCTCCGTGCCCGACAAGCTCGCCATCGCGCGGCACCTCGACGACCTGGGCATCGGCTTCATCGAGGGTGGCTGGCCGGGCGCCAACCCCAAGGACACCGAGTTCTTCAGGCGGGCTCGAACAGAGCTCGGCCTGAGGCACGCGCAGCTCACCGCGTTCGGCGCGACCCGCCGGGCCGGTGTGAAGGCGGCCGACGACCCCCAGGTCGCCGCCCTGCGCGAATCCGGCGCGTCCGTCGTGACCCTGGTCGCCAAGAGTCACGACAGGCACGTCGAGCTGGCCCTCCGCACGACGCTGGAGGAGAACCTCGCGATGATCCGCGACACGGTCTCCCACCTGCGTGCGGAGGGCCAACGGGTCTTCCTGGACGCCGAGCACTTCTTCGACGGCTACCACGCCAACCGCGCCTACGCGCTGGAGGCCGTCCGCACCGCCGCCGAGGCCGGGGCGGACGTCGTCGCGCTCTGCGACACCAACGGCGGCATGCTCCCCGACGAACTGGCCGAGGTCGTCCACGACGTGGTCGCGCTGGGGGTACGGGTCGGCATCCACTGCCACGACGACTCCGGCTGCGCCGTCGCGAACACGCTCGCCGCCGTCCGGGCCGGCGCGACGCACGTCCAGGGCTGCGCGAACGGCTACGGCGAGCGCAGCGGCAACGCCAACCTGTTCACCGTGGTCGGGAACCTCCAGCTCAAGCGCGGGATGCCGCTCGTCACCGACGCCCAGCTCGCCGAGATGACCCGCATCGCGCACGCCGTCTCCGAGGTCACCAACGTCGCGGCCGGCTCGCAGCAGCCCTACGTGGGCGTGTCGGCGTTCGCGCACAAGGCCGGGCTGCACGCCTCCGCCGTCAAGATCGACCCCGACCTGTACCAGCACATCGACCCGGCCGCCGTCGGCAACGACATGCGGATGCTCGTCTCCAGCATGGCCGGGCGCGCCTCCGTCGAGCTGAAGGGCAGGGAACTCGGCTACGACCTGTCCGGCGAGAAGGCCAAGGCCGTCGTC carries:
- the cimA gene encoding citramalate synthase yields the protein MQGDAFHVYDTTLRDGSQQEGLNLSVPDKLAIARHLDDLGIGFIEGGWPGANPKDTEFFRRARTELGLRHAQLTAFGATRRAGVKAADDPQVAALRESGASVVTLVAKSHDRHVELALRTTLEENLAMIRDTVSHLRAEGQRVFLDAEHFFDGYHANRAYALEAVRTAAEAGADVVALCDTNGGMLPDELAEVVHDVVALGVRVGIHCHDDSGCAVANTLAAVRAGATHVQGCANGYGERSGNANLFTVVGNLQLKRGMPLVTDAQLAEMTRIAHAVSEVTNVAAGSQQPYVGVSAFAHKAGLHASAVKIDPDLYQHIDPAAVGNDMRMLVSSMAGRASVELKGRELGYDLSGEKAKAVVDRVKDLESTGYTFEAADASFELLLREELTGVRQRHFEVESWRSIVERRPDGSMISEATVKLRAKGERIIATGEGNGPVNALDNALRVALGRLYPELARLELIDYKVRILEGTHGTGARTRVLIESADGEREWGTVGVEDNVIAASWQALEEAVTYCLLRAGYEAG